The window TATATACCcctaagtttctgattaatcaagtaggaaggaatctttactggattccaaaatcattgctagattaaatttaaaagttaaaggctttcagagaagaaaattaaacaataaatttccttttgaggctttgactagaaagtggttgttgctccaataaccaataaggcctagtgcttcgctattgcctggaagccaaatatagaaatgaaatgtttaattaaacttTCTTGAAAAGCAGAGTTAAATAATGCTTGTAAAAgttcttcaaattttttttaccttagaaaaatatttctagcataaaattttcacttagaaaaattttcaaaagatatttttgtttaagttaattttttttaattcgaGAAATtctcttgcaaaaaaaaattattttaaattttttttcaaaaaggccctctaaaattagatttttttagaattcttGCAAAATCACCTCTTAAATTCGATATTTTAATGTTTAACTTCGAAATTTTTTAAAACCCCattgtttttgctgtgatcaaagggggagagaggtacaagttaagggggagttagattttaaagttttttttggaaTTACAACTTTTTATTGCAATATTTTATACTTAAATTGTTAGtgagtaatttctttaaaattactatttgtcagttagtaattttttactatttatttttataccctaacttgaacttggttgatacacatcaaaaatggggagattgttggaccccgtggttgttttgatgtgatcaaccaagttaggttaggtcctgcttgttatttgatccatgtgtctaagtgtgcaggagcttaggagcgcaggaagtcgagcggaagacgcggctagtgagaatGACGACACGGAGAGAGagctgacgagctcggtgcgttcgagggatgagatgactgtggaagagtacaccggtggataagaagaacgtacgcggcgttcgagggacgagaaaccgggaaggaaggttgctcgaggagaagaccggaagttgggttcgggtgagcccaattccggatagtggagatcacccaagcaaacggagccggagcagaagagacCCGGACCAAGCCGAGCTGAAATGGAGCAGAAGGCCCAGACGAAAAGTCAACCTGGTTGACTTCACAGTCCATGCGCTCGGatccattccgggtgcccgggatGCCTTCTTATCTTGATCACGGTCAAACCACGATCtattcgttgggggataaaattttatccccccagggcgcttggaatccttcagggcgccccgactaAAGCTATAAATGTAGCCTTGATCCATATCTAATCATTCAATTAAGAAAGCAACTCTGTATTTCTTTCTTGCAATAGTTTTGAGCTTcttgtgtgtaaaagacttctccaccttcagagaagaagattcttcagagctttttctactgccttggattaacaaccttcttggttataaccaagtaaatagctgagtctttctttttctttatgttAGTTTACTTTTATTACTATTGCATATTTTGGAGTTGAAAGAATCGAGGAGGGTGTACTTTTATTttggtaggcaattcaccccctattGCCGGCCCCAGCTCCGCTAAcaaaaactaccacgggatacttACAGTTAGGACGTCCTCAGTCAAGTATTTAGtccttccttgacctacttgacttctctctcacatattatcaaatattgaaactcaagctcgagtctgtaagtatcccgtgatgattttaatgtgatcaaccaagtcaagttaggtcctgttattattttgatgccttgtgtctaagtgtgcaagaacttaggagcataggaagtctagcgaaagacgcagctagcgagaaagatgacacatGAGAGAGCTGATGGACTCGATGagttcgagggatgaggtgttacAGAAGAGTACGTTGGTGAACAAGAAGGAGGGGCTCGatattttcgagggatgagaagccggagcggaagactgctcgaaggtCGAAAaataggtttgggtgagctctgttccagatggccgaaatcacccaagcaagcagagccggagtggaagatccgGACCCAAGTGAGTGGAACCAGAGCGAAAGACCAAGACCAAAAAGTTAATAGGGtattgacttttgggtccgggcgcccggaccagaagTTTATCGGAACATGACATTGCGCGTTTCGTTGtgacgtggataaaattttatccccctccaggcaatTGGAACTCTTTCAGGCGcatcgaccagggctataaagaCAACCCTAATCCCAGTAGCTTAGAAAGATACTTTTAAATGCTTCTCTTTTGTTTTACTACTTATTTGTGAgccgtcaacgttgtaagaggtttctccgcctgaaggaaacTTTGATAGTGAACTTcaattgccttggattagcaatcatctgattgcaaaccaagtaacttcttttgtacctcttttctttctttaattaatcagtttccttttatgcaagtgttagtttaataaagatgtaaagttcgagaaagattcatttattattatataggccattcaccccctctagccagccgctaggggaccaacaattggtatcagagtcaagttcACTTTAAGAGGACTAATTGTTGGtcgaagcacaagagatggccGGACTGAGCATCCACCCACCTAAGTTTAATGGGGAATTTGTGAtttggaaaagaaaaatgaaagtattcttcaaaacagactttgatttattactaatcttaaagtatggttttgtagatccaaaggacaaagaagaatatcaatggacaaagaaggatCAAGCAGACTTCGGCGCCTACGAAtcaacaaaggagctttgggaaaagttccttgagctacacgaaggtatgtCGAAAGCCAAACTCGTAAAACGGAACCTGCTTCGTAATCAGATTAGCAACCTTtgattagaagaaggtgaaaccgttgcacaccttcactcaagaatcaaggaactcatcaccgaactcacgaatctcggagaaaaagtAACAAACTAAGATTCGCTAACGTACACGCTTAATGCCTTTCTTAAGATTTTTGAATAGCTATCCTTAGTGAAtgcttattatatctctaaggatctagaggtaagtaccttagaagaattatttcaacatttgaagttcatgaaacaagatgtaTAGATCTGAAGAAGGAATCGAAacacaacattgccttaaaagcAAAAGTGGGCGAACCTGACTctaaatcttctctcgatgataacGAAACGACCTTCATGGTAAGgagatttaaaaagttatttaaaactaataaatttaatcaagtgcaggataaaagaagaagaaggaagataagatgctaccattgcaatgaagaagCGCACATGaaggacaactgccctaaattgaagagcaagcacAAGACAAGGACAAAAGACTAGTCCAAATGAAATATCAAAatctaaaggcgatgtgggacaAAACGTTGTCCGAATCAAAGATCGAAACCATCGTCGGACTTGTGCTAGtcgcaagtcaccaagaagaagaagacgaagcaaACCCATCCttaatgagcatcaagagcatcgatgaagggggagcatcgttAGAGGAAAGCAGCACTACAAGGGGAGTATCAGaaatcgacaagataagtcaggtacggtccgtacctcctgaccaattatttaaatttataaaaatactattGAAGAGTTCCTGTAAATTAGAGATagagaataaaaaaatattaaaaaaataaagaattaaaattaaccttaacAACATCTTATCGACTAGAGgatttcgacaagataaaaatcaaaatgaaatattgaaagaagaaattaaaaataatgtaTACTCACAAGTTAGAAAGTATAATGAACTAAATTaacattttagatatcataagggttaaattagaagaatatcacagaaatatattcctaagaaatttttaattaaccgagttgaaaggaatctattttgggttccaaggttatgtttaaattaaaattatcattttgtgcatatatttttttattatttttgaaaattagacctagggctttcagaaagaaaattaaatatttaatttctttaagaggctttgtctagaagtggttgatattccaataactaagaaggctcAGTGTCTCATCATAGTTTGAAAGTCAATTactaaaatgaatatttaattgactaactattaaaacATTTCAATGttataaaattatctaatgctttcacataataatttttttttgagaaataaaattttattactcATTTGTTAAATTGGTCTTACAATActattttcttcaaaatttatttttctgaggaactttatcattttctctatctaagagaatttttcaaaacttatttttttttaaatatcccaAAAATGGTTTATAAATTGAAAAATCttgattttcaaaacttaaaaattcttGATTTTATTCCTTAGACTTTGCATAGATTACCTCATGTTAATGTGATCAAAGGCGGAGAACTAAAGGCTAAGTATAGGAGGAGGGCACATTTTTTCTTACACATATTTTTCTTATATGCAAAAAATGTACTTGCTATTTCTATTACtatttatttcttgatttatcctaacttaacttgggttgatccatATTAAAAAGGAGGATATTGTAAGTACTCCGTGatggttttgatgtaatcaactaagtcaagttaggtcatgttattattttgatgcattgtgtctaagtgtgcaagaacttaggaacacagaaagtcgagcgaaaaacatagctagcgagaaggacggtacgagagagatccgacgggctcggtgcgtccaagggacgagatgctgtggaagagtatgctggtagacgagaaggaggtgcgtggtatttccgagggacgagaaattggagcagaagactgctcgaggccgaacaatgagttcgggtgagccctattccagatggttgAACACCTAAGCAAacggagccgaagcggaagatccACACCTAAGCGAAGGgaaccagagcagaagacccCGACCAAAAAGTCAATAGGGTGTTGACATTGgggtcggggcgcccggaacccttccgagcgcccagaccagaAGTTTATCGGAGCACGACGTAGCGCGTTCTGTTGCGacgggaataaaattttatcccctccaggcgtctggaacccttccatACGTCCCGACCAgagctataaatataaccctaaTCCCAATAGCTTAGAAAAGCACTTGTAAACACTTCTTTTTTGTTCTACTACTTGTTTGtgagctgtcaacgctgtaagaggcttctccacctgaaggagaatttgatagtgagcttcaactgccttggattagcaatcatctAATTATAAAACACGTAATTTCTTTTGTgacacttttcttttctttaattaatcaatttctttttatgaaagtgttagtttaataaagCTGTAAAATTTGAGAAATGTTCGCTTATTATTATGCAGGTTATTCACTCTCTCTAGCCGACTGCTAGGGGATCAATAAAGTCAATCCGTGCTtaatcaacttggtcaaccttgactcgacAACGATTGCACCAATAGTTAGTAGCTAAAATCGAGACTGAGATGGAGTCAACGTGCCATGATCAAAGACCGAACCAGAGGGAATGTCGGGATCGGGAGCCGAGGTCGGGGCCATTGCAATCGACCTGTACTTAATCAAATATTGAGTCTATGAGGATGAGTGGGTTAGACCCAAGTCCCTCCTAGGTTGCGTTTGACCTTGTGTCTCTTCATCTCATCTCGATTTTGATTGAGTACTCAGCATAACTTTTAACCCGCGGGACACATGGGGCTGAAGAAAACCCCGCATCAGCATTGAAATGACGCAATCCGTTCCATAGTCTAACAATAAGTTTGATTCATGAAATGAATTTGATGGCAATACGTAATAGTTTGCTGGAACTACCATAATAATGCTCTTTCTAAAAAGTGCACCTGCAActaatttttatcaaaaaaaaacaaagggtCAGGTTTTTCATACAaccatataaaaataatattaatattctaCCTGGATGATTTTGGAGCTCATTTAGGTTAAATTTGTTTGCTTTGAAagtgaaaatttatttgaaatctAAAGCTAATTTacaaaacaaaattttttttaaactacaaATTACTTAGAGATATAGATATTTCAAGAAGTTCATACTAGCAAAAATCTATAATTTTGAAGGCACAATATGTGTTACAATCCAATTTGAAATGAAAAAATTGACACAAAATATTTAAGtcgaattttaaaaattgatataaaatattCACTACTACTTGTTTTATAAAATAGCTTGTAGTTATTATTTTTTCTActtatatttaatttaggttgTTAATTTTAAAGTTTGTAAGGGTTAAAATGTTTGATTTTGAAGgtcaaattaattattaattatttcacaatttttttttttagaatgttttttttataatatgaAATAAGCCTTAAAAGTTCTAGTTAAGATGTCGTGatcaagttttaaataatttagatttattttatgttAAGTTTTAGGTCTACGCTAGTCTATCATTCAAttttgatacggtgcatgatcatGAAGTCAGTAAAATGATGTGATTAGGAGTCAAGACCAcaggatggtcagaagtcaagcttacgtggaggtcagaaatctagcctacgtggaggtcagaagtcaagcttacgtgatGGTCAGGAGTCAAGTTTACGTGGAGGTCAGGAGTCAAGCTtatgtggaggtcagaagtctagcctacgtggaggtcagaagtctagcctccgtggaagtcagaagtcaagcttgcgtggCTGTGGTCAGAATCCCAGTGGACGGGGTAGTCAAAGGATGGGATTCCAAGTTGGACCGGATCCAGCCTCGATAGCAGTCAAGAATGGAGTTTGTAGGCCAGGTATAGCTGAGGACTGGATCCACAAGACAAATACAGCTAAGGAAAATGCCCACAGGCCGGGTAAGGGCGCAGAAGGAAAGGCCTCGGGTGAAACACAGCAGGccaggatacagacctggcgtataggTCGGGAAGTATAAATTTGGGATAACGACAGATACAGGttaggatacagacctggcgtacaggtcgggacatgcaagccatggataacagtagacataTGCATgtcaggatacagacctggcgtacaggtcgggacgtacaagccatggataacagtagacagatgcaggtcgagaaacagacctggcgtacaggtcgggaagtATAAATCAGGGATAACGACAGATACAGGTCAGGATACAGacttggcgtacaggtcggggcatacaagccatggataacagtagacataTGCAGGTCCGGAAACAgatctggcgtacaggtcgggacgtacaagccatggataatagtagacagatgcaggtcgggaaacagacctagcgtacaggtcgggacgtacaagccatggataacagtggacagatgcaggtcgggatacagatctggcgtacaggtcgggacatgcaagccatggataacagtagacaaatataggtcaggatacagacctggcgtacagatcGGGATATGcaagtcatggataacagtagacaaatgcaggtcgggaaacagacctggcgtacaggtcgggaagtATAAATCAGGGATAACGACAGATacaggtcaggatacagacctggcgtataggtcgggacgtacaagccatggataacagttgacagatgcaggtcgggaaatagatctagcatacaggtcgggacgtacaagccatggataacagtagacagatgcaggtcgggaaatagacctggcgtacaggtcgggacgtacaagccatggataacagtagacaaatgcaggtcgggatacagatctggcgtacaggtcgggacatgcaagccatggataacagtagataggtgtaggtcaggatacagacctggcgtataggtcgggacatgcaaaccatggataacagcagacagaagcaggtcggaatacagacctatCGTATAGGTCGAGACATacaaaccatggataacagcagacagaagcaggtcggaatacagacctcgGAGTACAAACCCAGTGTCCAGGCACAAACAAGCAAGCCATGGAATTGTAattgtctgtcagagaataatcagcatgtcagggaatatgctaacagtcgagGCTCATTACCTTTTTGGTTCTGTCGCCAGCCTATGAGGAGGTGtcgcgtgtcattcaccgccagacaagacctgacagccgacattccctgacacccgtcaggtCCCAGAAACATCCGTTACAGTATAAAAAGGGTTGCTTTGTCTCTTATGTAGGtatgctcactcgtcatttcttactcgtctttacttttcgtcctttctctgtgttttctggggaaaaagtacctgacttgagtgtcggaaggcctgacccggagactttttccctgatttctggtttctaacgactcgtgggctcgtctgagtgtgcgcagagcagtATCGTCATCATCCTGGTCATCTTCCTTCGTCATCCACCCGTGCGAATCTTTCCGAGGGGTGCCAGGTAGATCAAACATCGCGATGACTTTTTGTCAACTTCTAATACACCAAAACATGCCTCCATCtgactcaacttccggacgggatcaaactTGAATCTTCAAAgtcatttatttaaattattacgaACTTTTAGACAAACTAAATAAACATACTAAATATGTTAATAAACAATTCAACCACAAATTAATCCGTAAACCATTTTATTCTACATTTTATATCAATTTTTTAGAtgcaaattaatttaaattaaatgtttttactattttaaacttTTCAGTATACAAcactatttttaatatttaaaagctATTTTGTAAAATAGCTcgtgaaaaaaaaatacttttttaagCAGCTTCTTTTGATCAATGTCCATTATTATTCTTCTACAAATCACAATCTTATTTACGGATTCCAAAGTCTAAGAATAAACTAGGCGGAATTGATGGATCCTTTCAGTTAAATTCGACAACCGTTGACTATCTTTAGCGAGCCGTCCAATTAACATTGAAGGTTAGATTTAGTTGACTAGTGAATCGAAAAAGGCGAGACATGTTGGATCAGTCTGGATCTGAATCATATTGTCGGCCAAGTTGGAAAAGTCACTGTTAAAATGTTGCATTCAAGAAAGAAACCCTTGATTTCGTTGGGTCAACGGCAGATAGAAAAAGGGAAATTAAGGATGACAAAAAAGGGTTATTAATTAATTGACCCCACGACGCTTTCCGATTGCCCATGTACAGTTAACCGACCTCTTTCTCTTCAAACTTAGCCACCAGTTTCAAGAGAAATATAAGACCCGCAACAATGGAAGGTCAATCAAATCCAcgagaaaaaaaagagaggctGCGACGCGGTTGAAGTTTGAAGCCGTCGACCTCACAAATTATGGATGGCTGGACGTTGACTTTCTGGTTGGATCGCCATAAGTCAGGGCTCGCGGGGAGGCTAGATCACCTTTGTCAACTGTTGGATTAATGTTCCCTTAATTAAACCGGGCTGGCCCAGCTGCAGCTGCGGCGGTAAACAAGTGAGTTAAATTTTGGAATGTTCAAATTTATTGGACAAGATATTTaacggagtcaagctaaatcaaatttaaaataaattaagtcaTTCAAATAATTATAAgcttaaattttagatattatcaagcaatcattcaaatttatttgattattttaaatttttatttattaaattgattattaaatttgataatttaaatttatctttcatcttaaatatttttttttatttatttggtaAATTTATTCATGAAATTTACCGTTGCATCTTACTGGCTGGGCTGCCATTGAATGCTAGCAGTCAACGCGCAACCACACTCTGGTCCATCTGTTTCCGTAATAATTTCGCCTTTAAATAAGGATATCTAGATTCAACATGAAAATCTATTGTATCAGAGTACTGATGTGATATGTTTCCCTTTCATTCCCCTTCTGCTGCACCTAATTTTTGTCTGACACAGATGGATGGACTACTTCTCAACAGTTCCACATGCCTTGCGGGGACTCTCTTGGCTTGTCATTCAAAGGAAAAACTGGTAGGTGGGAGAAGATAACAACGTAAGGTAATCAGGAATGACCTGTATGGTGCATAGCATATATTGTTGGTTGTAGGTGCGTAGGGACGATATCGTTTGGTTCTATTTAACAACTGGGCTATATCATTATCAAAGAGGACAACATATACATAAGGCTTCATTTCAGGTTAACACAACATCAAAAGCTGCATGATTGTTTACTTTTACAAGTTGCAGTTTAAGTCAAGTCAGAACAGGGTTCTCATTGTTATCTCATACATTTCCAATCAGAATATAGCTGGTGGCTGGTGCTTGTACGTCACAATATTGTTCTTTGCAACAACTCTAAACTAGTCTATTTTAATACAACATAACCTCCCGTAGAATTTCTTGATGAAGAacatttaatttcattaaataaacGTATCTGCTTGCTTGCCAACCAAACCAATGCTTCTCAGCTTAGACTACTCTGTAGGAGTTGAACACGATCTGTTAAGGTACAGTCACAATAAATGTGGGGGCCTATGGGCACACGGTCAGTGTCGATACAGTGTAGGTTCTAACTAGAGAGTGAGAACTCAAGGGGACTGAAAGGGGGATTGTCAGAGCTTTGGTAGGTCGTGTTGGTCAGTCTGACCCGGTGTTGATCGAAGATGAATGTTCTTGTTAGAAGATATCAACTAGTGTTGagccttttcggttgtaagtccggTATTTCTACCCACATGGCAACTCATATAGGTTTTGGGTTCTGATTTTTAGTTTAAAGTTGTGATTTAACAAACAATATTGCTGATAAACTTCGATGAATAATGCTCGATTTTACTATGCAAACAGAGCTGACAAATTGTAGCACAAAGACGAAGTGATTAAGTAGCTTGATGCTTTTGATCTGAGAGGCCGATGGAAGCCGCCAAAACTGTGTCATAACTCGTGAGGCAGCTGCAGGACTCGCTCGCGCGGAAACCGAGATGGTAACAGAAGCAAATAGTTCGGGCATGAACAGGCACCGGAGCGGCCTCTGCTTCGGAAAGCAAGTCCTCCGACGAAGTGGAGCAGGACTTGGGAGAGGCGTGGGGAAGGTTAGTGGCGAGGTTGAGGTCGAGGGCAAGAGTGCTTCGTGTTTGCCGGTGTTTGTCCATGCTAATGACCCCGCCGCTGCTCTGCCTGTCCTCCGCCGAGGACTCCTCTTTAGACAACAGCACTGAAGCCATTCGCCGGTCGGACGAAAGCGACGAGCTCTCGGAACCGCCGCCGCTTATTGGGAGGTGAGTCTGGGGATGGAGCCCCCGAGTAACGAGCTTGCGCTTGATGTGGGTGTTCCAGTAATTctt is drawn from Zingiber officinale cultivar Zhangliang chromosome 1B, Zo_v1.1, whole genome shotgun sequence and contains these coding sequences:
- the LOC122045365 gene encoding myb-related protein 308-like; translation: MVRSPCCEKAHTNKGAWTKEEDQLLVSYIKSHGKGCWRSLPKAAGLQRCGKSCRLRWINYLRPDLKRGDFTEEEDELIIKLHGMLGNKWSVIASRFPGRTDNEIKNYWNTHIKRKLVTRGLHPQTHLPISGGGSESSSLSSDRRMASVLLSKEESSAEDRQSSGGVISMDKHRQTRSTLALDLNLATNLPHASPKSCSTSSEDLLSEAEAAPVPVHARTICFCYHLGFRASESCSCLTSYDTVLAASIGLSDQKHQAT